From Syntrophales bacterium:
AAACCGGAGGACAGAAAATATTATGACCGTGGGGGTCATGTTATGTATGACCACATAGCTGAATCAGCATCTTTTCAGACGGGCATATCGCGCTTGATGAAAGGAATTGCCCTCTACCGGGTAGCTCTCATGTGCAGTGAAGAAGACCCCACCAACTGCCATCGCAAGCTCCTGATCGGCAAGGTGCTGAGGGAACAAGGAATTCATGTCCTGCATATCAGGAAAGGGGGCATAATCCAAACCGAAGAGGATCTCAATACAACCAAAGCGCGGCTTCAGCCTGGTCTTTTTGGCTCCCATGTGGATCCACCGTGGCGGTCGGCAGAGCCGGTACTGACCAAAGGAGTTACCAACAAAATCATGATATGAGTAAAAAAAAGAAACCAATCTTTAAAGCAATATGCAAGTATTGCAAATTCTATCAACCTTCGCATACCTGTGCATTGTCTGGGGAAAAAGTTAAGGGCAGTATTCCTGCATGTAATGATTTTTCTATGGCAGATACTTTCTGGTGCGGCAGAAATAACTATCAAATGGATACCGCTGCCTGCCTCAACCGTCAGGATCACGGTTGTTACGGATGTGTCCGTTGCTGGCAGGGGGAGGGAATCCGAGGTATCTTAAACCAATTGCAACTATCATTGTTTAAAATAGAATGCTTGCCTGAAAGGAAAAAACATGAAAATCAAGTTGGTCTTTAACGATTGGCAAAAAGACGGGGGAAGTATATACAATACGGAAGAGGGAGTTGATCTATCTATGGGTGATTTTCATTCCGGATCAACCTTTGATGGTGAAATTATCGTCAATGCCGACCAGAAACTGGAGCTTGAGAAGGTTATGGA
This genomic window contains:
- a CDS encoding DUF488 domain-containing protein translates to MKSEITSMIRESKETIYTVGHSNIPISQFIDLLRTFRIAVVVDVRSRPFSKYASQFNRDLINQTLSANNLIYVYMGDLLGGKPEDRKYYDRGGHVMYDHIAESASFQTGISRLMKGIALYRVALMCSEEDPTNCHRKLLIGKVLREQGIHVLHIRKGGIIQTEEDLNTTKARLQPGLFGSHVDPPWRSAEPVLTKGVTNKIMI